The genomic interval AGCTGGTCGGGAAGTCGCAGGGCCCGCCCCATCCACACCCGCAGGAGCGAGGTGATGTTGGTGAGCATCCCGGAGAGGGCCGAGTTGTGCGAGCATCGCGCGACGCTCGAGTGGAACTCGACGTCGAGATCGATGAACTCGTCGACCGACTCGGCCGCATCCATCCGCTCGACGAGGCGGCGGAGCTCGGCGAGCTCCTCGTCGGTGCGTCGGCGAGCCGCGAGACCGGCGAGGGAGTGCTCGACGTGCTGGCGCGCTTCGACGAGGTCGGTCACGCGCTGCTCGCCGAGGAACAGGCCCCACTCGATGACGCGAGGGAGGATGTCGGATCCCGACGACCGCAGGTACGTTCCGTCGCCTTGCCGGATCTCCACGACGCCCAGGAGCCCGAGCGACTGCACGGCCTCGCGCACCGCGGCGCGGCTGACACCGAGCGATGCCGCGAGCTGGCGCTCGCTCGGCAGCTTGCTGCCGGAGCTGAACTCGCCCGAGAAGAAGTACTCGGTGAGGGTGTGGATGATCTGGGTCGAGATCGACCCGTCGCCGTCGAGCCTGGGAAGCTGGGCGGTGTATTCGGCTACGTCGGAACGTTCGGTCATGTGGTGGTCTCTCCGCTCAGCTCGGTGCGAAGCTTGCCGAGCTGCAGGTAGGCGCGATCGCGATCATGCACGAGCTGCGCGGCTTCTTCTTCGGAGAGCCCAAGATATCCGCCGCCGGTCTTGATGCCGAGATCTCCGGCGTCGACGCGCTCCTTGAGCGAGGGCGGCACGGTGAAGCGGTCGCCGAGCGCCGCTTCGAGCGAGACGTAGGAGTTCGCGTACACGTCGAGGCCCGCCATGTCGGCGACGGCGAAGGGCCCGTAGAGCGCGAGGCGGAATCCGAACGAGGCGCGCACGATCTTGTCGATCTCGGCCGGCTCGGCGTGGCCGTCTTCGACCATGCGCGCCGCTTCGCGGAAGAGGGCGAACTGCAGGCGGTTGCAGACGAATCCGGGGGTGTCGGAGACGACGGCCGGCTCCTTGCCCGCCGCACGGAGCATCTCGATGATGCCGGGGATGACGCTGTGATCCGTGGTGGCGTGAGGGATGATCTCGATGCCCGGGAGCAGCGGCGCGGGGTTGAACCAGTGCACGCCGAGGAAGCGCTCCGGTCGCTCGAGCACGGTCGCGAGCTCGCCGATCGGGATGGCGGAGGTGTTGGTCGCGATGACGGTGTCGGGGCCTGCGGCCTTCTCGATGCGCGCGAGCACGTCGTGCTTGACGTCGATGCGCTCGAACACGACCTCGAAGACGAAATCGGACTCAGCCAGCACGGCGTCGAAGTCGTCGCTCGCGTGCAGGTGGGAGGTGAGGCGCTCCGCGGCGTCGGCATCCAGGAAGCCGTCGGCGACCAGCTGCGGCGCGGAGGAGATGATCTGGTCGCGACGCGCCGCGGCGGCGCCGTCGACGGCGTCGAGGAGCGTGCAGTGAACGCCGGACTGCGCAAGCGTCTGCGCGATTCCGCCGCCCATGTAGCCCGCTCCGACAATGGCGAGCCGTGCGTATCGCTTCACTGGTGTGTCTCTCTCCTTTGAGCGCGGATGGCTGCCCGTTGCTTCGAAACTGCGTCATCCGACTTCGAACATCTTGCATTCAGATAGAACACTGGTCAACCACTCGCCGTCAAATCCCCTGTTTTCCCAGGCAACTGACGGATCATCTTTCGCGTTGTTGCACATTATTGGTAAACCACTTAGGTTCAACTGGTCAACCACTTGCGGTGGCTTGCCCCGTAGCGCCGTTCCCCCCGAACGCTTTCAAAGGAGATCGCACATGTCCGACGACGATCGCTGGATCGCCCAGCCAGCGAACATGACCAAGGGATTCCTCGCCGGCGTCGACCGCGTGGTCGCGATCCTCTGCATCGTCGGGTTCTCGAGCATGGCCGTGGTCATCGCCATCCAGGTGGTGGCGCGCTACGCCTTCAACAGCCCGACGATCTGGTCCGAGGAACTCGCGATCAGCCTCTTCGTGTGGTCGACCATGCTCGCGATCCCGCTCGGCCTCCGCCGCGGCGAGCACCTCACCCTCGACGTGCTCGGCAAGTACCTCCCGGCGAAGACCACCCGCTGGGTCGCCCTCATCACGGCGCTCACGACCGGCGCCGTCATGCTCTTCCTCGGCTACCTCACGCTCAGCCTCCTCGGCCCCGCCGACCGCCAGCTGCTCGCCGGCATCGCCGGGGGTCTCGGCATCCAGGCGAAGGTGTCGTGGGTCTACCTCGCCGTCCCCGTGGGCGGTGTGCTCTCGGCGGTCTTCGCCACCGAACGGGCCATCCAGTTCTTCCGTGGGCGCCTCGATGCGCTCGTGGTCGACGCTGACCAGGCCGTCATCGACGAGCTCGACGCCGAACTCGGCGACACCGGCTCGGCCTCCACCACGTCCACGAAGGAGAACTGACCGTGGGATACGCACTCGGCATCGGCTTCGCCGTTCTCCTCATCCTCGGGCTCCCCATCGGCATTGCGCTCGCGCTCAGCTCGATGATCGGCCTCGAGCTCTTCTCGTCCGTGCCGCTGGAGATCGCGGCGCAGCGCATGATCGCGGGTGTGCGCAGCTTCCCGCTGCTCGCGATCCCGCTCTACGTGCTCGCCGGATCGCTCATGAACGCGAGCGGCATCACGCAGCGTCTCATCGACTTCGCTCGCGTGCTCGTCGGCCCCATCCGCGGCGGCCTCGGCCACGTCACCGTGCTCACGACCGCGATCTTCGGCGGCATCTCAGGCTCGCAGGTGGCCGACACCTCGAGCGTCGGGCGCATCATGATCCCGCAGATGGTCGAGCGCGGCTACGCCCCCCGCTACGCGGTCTCGCTCATGGCGACCGCCGGTGCGATGTTCGTCACGATCCCGCCGTCGATCAACCTCATCGTCTACGGCGTGCTCGCCCAGGCATCCATCTCCGACCTGTTCTTCTACGGTCTCATCATCGGTCTCGCCTTCGTGGCGACGCTCCTGATCGTCGGCTATGTCGTGGCCGTCGTGAAGAAGCAGCCCGCCGAGCGTCGCGCCACGTGGCCCGAGGCGGGGACGGCGCTGCGCCGGGCGCTCTGGTCGCTGCTGCTGCCCGTCGTCATCATCGGCGGCATCCGCCTCGGCATCTTCACGCCGACCGAGGGTGGTGCGGTCGCGGTGATCCTCGCCGTCTTCATCGGATTCGCGATCCACCGCGAGATGAACATGCGCAAGTTCATGAAGGCGCTGCTCGAGTCGTCGATCCTGGTGGGCGTCATCATGCTCGTCATCGCCGCCGCGCAGATCTACTCGTGGGCGCTCGTCTCCGGCCAGATCCCGCAGCAGATCTCGACGTGGCTGCTCGGCCTCACCGACAACCCGCTCATCATCCTGCTGCTCATCAACATCCTGATCCTCGTGATCGGAACCGTGATGGAGGGCAACGCCGCGCTCATCGTGTTCGTGCCGCTGCTGCTGCCCGTCGCGACCGCGGTCGGCATCGACCCGGTGCACCTCGGCCTCATCATGGTCGTGAACCTCGGCATCGGACTGCTCACGCCGCCCGTGGGGCTGTGTCTGCTCGTCTCGTGCAAGATCGGCAAGATCACCGTGTCCCAGGCGATCCCCGCGATGCTGCCGTGGTTCGGCCTGTGCCTCATGTTCCTGTTCGGAGTGACCTACCTGCCGATCATCTTCGGCTGGTTCTAGAGCACTCAGCGCGACGGGCGCTGGCTGGGCCTCACGGTCCGGTCAGCGCCCGTCGCTGTGTTCGGGGTCAGCGCTCGCTCGCGTTATCCGGTTCAACGCCCGCCGTCCTTCTCCGAGGTGTCACTTTGTGCCGCTGCGTGGCATCGGCAGGCGGCACAAAGTGACACCTCAGTGGGGGTCGAGCGTGATGCGCACGCGGCCCGCATCGAGATCGAGCGGGCCCTCGCCGGGCACGGGCGCCGGCGCAGGCAGCTCGGTCTGCTGCTGCAGCTCACGCTGCGCCTCATGGCGGGTGGGCGCGAAGACCTCGTCGAGCGCGCCGATCGCACCGCCTGCACCGGTGCCGGTGCCGCGCGCGTTGCCCCGCAGCTCGATCCAGCCGCGCCATTGCGCGACGGCGATGCCGACGACGAAGAGGGCGCTGAGCGCCATCCATCCGAACCAGGGCATGCGCGCCAGGGTACGCGAGCCGTCAGGACGCGGGCTGAATACTCGCCCAGGTGCCGCCGAACTTCGGCTCACGACCGTCACCCGAGGAGGTGCGCGTGAGGCGTCGCCGCACCCACGGCGCCACGTGCTCGCGGTAGTAGCGCATCCCGCGCAGGCGCTCCTGCTCGGGGATGCGATCGAGCCGCCACCATTCGGCGGGCGCGTCGGCCCCGAGCGATTCGAGCACTCGTGCGGCGACGCGGTGATGGCCCCGCGTGTTCATGTGCAGGCGGTCGGCCGCCCAGAACGGCGGCGTTGCGAGCTCCCCGTCGAACCAGTTGTAGACGCGGATCACATCTGGGCGCTTCGCGAGGCGCTCGTCGACCAGCCGAGCCATCTCGTCTCCGCGGCGCTTCATGAGGCCACCCATCGGAAGCTGAGCAGTCGGGTCGGCACCGGAGAGCAGGATCATCTGCACACCCTCCTCGTCGCAGCGACGCAGCACGTGCTCGAACAGGTCGATGATGGCGGGCACGTCGGCGCGCGGACGCATGATGTCGTTCCCGCCCCCGGCGAAGGACAGGTGCGTGGGCTTCAGCGCGAGAGCCGGCTCGAGCTGCTGCTCGATGATCGGGCGGATGAGACGCCCGCGGATCGCGAGATTCGCGTACTCGATGGGCTCACCGAGCGCCGTCGACCATCCGAGTGCCGTCAGATCCGCCCAGCCGCGCACGGTTCCGTCGGGGAGTTCATCTCCGACTCCCTCCGAGAAGGAGTCCCCGATGGCGACGTAGCGAATGCGGCTCACCCGGACACGCTACCCGTGCCGAACTAGAACCTGGCCGAGAAACCGCCATCGGCCTGAAGCAGCTGCCCGCTCACCCACCGGCCCTCCGGCGAGACGAGGAACGCCACGAGCGCCGCGATGTCGGCGGGGGTCCCGAGCCGACCGAGCGGATGCATCGGGGTGAGACTCTCGCGCACCGCGTCGTCCATCCAGCCCGTGTCGATGGGCCCCGGGTTGAGCACGTTCGCCGAGATCCCCCGCGGGCCGAGCTCGCGCGCGGCCGAGATGACGATGCGGTCGAGGGCGCCCTTCGACGCACCGTACGGCAGGTTGCCGGTCGTGTGGTCGCTCGTGAGCGCGACGACCGCTCCCCCGCTCTCGGGCGCCTGCCGCACGAACGCGGCGATGAGCAGCAGCGCCGCCCGGGCGTTCACCGCGACGTGCAGGTCGAAGCTCTCGGCGGTGGTATCGAGGATCCCCGTCGTGATGTCGTGCGCGTGGCTCAGGATGAGCGCATCGATCGGGCCGTGCAGCGCCGCCGCCTCGCGGACGAGCCGCTCGGGCTCATCCGGCCGGGACAGGTCGCACGGGATGTCACCCTCATGCAGGTCGGACGTGACGACGATCCAGCCGTCCGCGCGCAGACGCGGCACGATCCCGGCGGCGATGCTGTTCGCGCGGGCGGCTCCGGTGACGAGGGCGATGGGCATCCACCCAGGCTAACGATCCCTCAGCTGCGGCGGGGGATGACGAGCGGACGGCCGCCGCGCATGATCACCTCGACCTCGACCCCGTAGACCTCCGAGACGAGCTCCTCGGTGAGAACCTCGACGGGCGTCCCGACAGCCCGCAGGCGGCCGTTCTGCAGCAGGGCGATGCGGTCGGCGTAGGCGCCCGCGAGTGAGAGGTCGTGCAGCACGACGATCACCGTGCGACCGTATGAGGCGAGATCGCGCGCGATGCGCAGCACGTCCTCCTGGTGGCGCAGGTCGAGGGCCGCGGTGGGCTCGTCCAGCAGCACCACATCGGTGTCCTGCGCGAGCACGCGCGCGAGCGAGACGCGAGCGCGCTCACCGCCGGAGAGCTGCGTGAAGCGTCGGCCGAGCAGGTGCGTCACGTCGGTGCGCTCGAGCGCATCGGCGATCACCGCGGTGTCCTCTTGGCGGTTCGCGGTGCGGTTCCAAGGGCTGCGACCCATCTCCACCACCTGGCCGACGAGGAACGGGAAGCTCACGGCGTTGTCCTGGGTGAGCACCGCGCGCATCCGGGCGAGTTCGAGCGAGTCGACATCGCGGATGGGGCGATCCCCGATGAGCACGCGTCCGGCGCTCGGCGCGCGCTCCCCCGAGAGGATGCCCAGCAGGGTCGACTTGCCGGCGCCGTTCGGCCCGACGAGCGCGAGCACGGCACCCGCCTCGATGTCGAGGTCGACATCGTCGACGACCCGGCGCCCGCCGAGCTCGACGGTGACGCCCTCGGCCCGCAGCGCGATCATGCCCAGCCTCCCGAGGCCTTGCGCTGGCGCCACAGCAGCGCGAAGAAGAACGGGCCTCCGACGAGCGAGGTGAGCAGGCCGATCGGCAGCTCCGCGGCGGGCACGATCGTGCGTGCCAGCAGGTCGGCGAGCACCATGAGCAGCGCGCCGCCGAAGGCGCTCGCGAGGATGAGCGCACGGTGCGACGGGCCGAGGAGCATGCGCACGAGGTGCGGGATGACGAGACCCACGAACGAGATGATGCCGACGAACGCGACGCCGATGCCGGTGAGCAGCGCCACGAGCACGACGGACCAGAGGCGCAGGCTCTCGACGTCGATGCCGAGGTGACGGGCGTTCCGCTCGCCGAGCGACAGGATGTCGTACTGGCGCGAGAGGAACAGCGCGATCACCGTGCCGAGCACCGCGATGACCACGACGATGACGGTCTCGTGCCACATCGAGCCCGAGAGGGTTCCGAGCTGCCAGAACACGATCTGCTCGCGGCTCGCGGATCCCGCGACGAACAGCAGGAAGGCGAGCCCTGCGCCGCCGAAGGCGTTCACGGCGATGCCGGTGAGCAGCAAGGTGACGACCTCGGTGCGGCCGTTGGCGCGCGAGACCCCGTAGACGAGGAGCGTGGCCCCGAGACCGCCCGCGAAGGCGAGGATCGCGATGCCCCAGTCGCCGTATGCGGTGAGGCCGAGCACGATCGCGAGCGCAGCGCCGAGCGCGGCACCCGAGGAGACGCCGACGACGCCCGGCTCCGCGAGCGGGTTGCCGAAGACCGCCTGCATGACCGCACCGGCCACGGCGAGCGCGGCACCCACCGCCATGGCCATGACGATGCGCGGGAAGCGGATGACCCAGAGCGCGGCCTCGGCGGTCGGATCGGTCGGCGCCCAGGCGTTGTCGATGCCGATGGCGCGCAGGAGCGACCCGAGAACCTCGGTGATGCTCACCGAGAACTGGCCGACGACCGCTGACACGAGGATGGAGACGACGAGCAGCACGGCGATGCTGATGCCGACGATGGTGCGTCGCCGACCGAGATGGGCGGTGTTCACGGGACTCGGTTCACCCATTCCTCGGTGCCGAACTTCTCTGCCACGAGCGCCTCGGCCTTGGCGTATTCGTCGGCGGTGATGTCGCCCGGCGTGAGGCCGTGCAGTGTGCGGAAGGTGTCGACCATCCGGGTGATGATCTCCTCGCGCGGCAGACCCGTCTGGCTGCGCAGCGGATCGACGCGCTTCTCGGCCGACTTGGTGCCCTTGTCGCTGAGCTTCTCGCGCCCGATGCGCAGCACTTCGACCATCTTGGCGGCGTCGATGTCGTACGACATGGTGACGTGGTGCAGCACCGCTCCGTCGGCGAGCCGCTTCTGCGCGGCGCCGCCGATCTTGCCGGTGGGGCTCGCGATGTCGTTGAGGCCCTGGTAGGTGGCGTCGATGCCGAGGCTGCGCAGCGCCTGCAGCACCCAGTCGTCGAGGTAGGCGTAGCTCTCGGCGAACGTCATGCCGGTGACGAGGTCGGCGGGCACGTACAGCGAGTACGTGATGATCGATCCGGCTTCCATGAACATCGCGCCGCCGCCCGAGATGCGCCGCACCACGGGGATGCCGTAGCGCTCGGCGTTCTCGGCGTCGACCTCGTTCTTCACCGACTGGAAGCTGCCGATGACGACGGCGGGCTCGTTCCACTCCCAGATGCGCAGGGTGGGCTTACGGCGACCGGCGGCGACCTCCTCGGCCAGCACCTGGTCGAGTGCGAGGTGCATGACGGGGGCCAGGGGCCCCGGGTGCACGAGCTCCCACTCGTAGTCGTCCCAGTCGGTGGCGCGGCCGACGGCGCGTCGCACGACGGTGGCGATCGCATCCGCCGAGAACCCGAACAGCACAGCATCCGCGGGAAGCGCCGCGGTGACGGCAGCGGCGATCGTGCGGCCGTCAGCGGAGGCGGGGAGGCCGGTGAGGGCCTGATCGATCAGCGGGAGGGCGTCATCCGGTTCGAGGAAGAAGTCGCCGGAGAGGCGCACGTCGGCGAGACGGTCGTCGACGATCTCGAGGTCGACGACCACGAGCTTGCCCCCCGGGACCTTGTACTCGCCATGCACCGTCCCAGCCTAGTGGAGCGACTTAGGCAAGCCTTACCGAAAGCTGGGGGCGGATCTCAGCTGCCGCCGAAGTGCGCGTCGAGCCACGCGATGATGTCGGCGCGCACCTCCGCCTGATTGGTCTCGTTGAGCATCTCGTGGCGGCCGCCGGGGTAGATCGTGAGCGTCACATCCGTGAGCCCGCCGCGTTCGCGGTACGCCTTCGCGAGCAGCTCGACCGACTTGCGGCCGCCGAGCGAATCGTCATCGCCGACCATGATGAGCATCGGGATGTCGGCGTCGAGGCGCCGGGGCGTTCCGAGCAGCCGCAGCGAGTCGACGATGCCGAACAGCTCCATGACGCGCGCATCGAAGGTGAGCGGGTCGGCGACGAACGCCGCGGCGACCGCGGGGTCACGACTCAGCCACTCGGCTCCCGTCGTTCCGAGGTGCTTGTGCTGGGCGTTGAGGTCGCCGCCGCGCATGTGCAGCAGCGTGCGGTAGGCGGTCGCCGAGAGCACGACGCCGTCGTACGCCGACGCGTGCACGCCGACCATCTTCTGCGCGAAGATCGAGCCAAGGCTGTGCCCGAACAGCACGAGCGGCAGCCCCGCCTCGGCCTGACGGATGATGTCGGTCAGCTGCTCGACGGCCGCGATCGCGCCGCGCACCCCCCGCGGGCCGAGCGTGCCGAGCTTCGAGACGTCGCCGCCGTGCTGCTCCATCCCCGTGGCCCCATGGCCGCGGTGATCGTTGGCGTAGACGGTGTAGCCGGCGGAGGCGAGCGTGCTCGCGAAGAGCTCGTAGCGCATCGCGTACTCCCCCACACCGTGCAGCAGCTGCACGACCGCGCGCGGCGATGACGCCTTCCACACGTAGTAGTGGATGGTGACGCCGTCGGCATCGACGAAGGTGTGGGTTGTGCGGGTGGTGTCGCTCATGGAGCCTCCTTGCCGCGAGCGTAGTGGGTGGGCGAGTCTCTCAGCGGGATCCCTGCCGTCCGGGAGATGATGGAACGATGAGTTCCACGTTCCGGTCGTTCGCGAGCCGGAACTACCGCATCTGGTTCGCGGGCGCGCTCGTCTCCAACGTCGGCACCTGGATGCAGCGCATCGCTCAGGACTGGCTGGTGCTCGCCGAGCTCACCGACAACGACGCCACGGCCGTCGGCGTCGTGATGGCCCTGCAGTTCGGCCCGCAGCTGCTGCTGCTGCCGCTCACCGGCTGGGTCGCCGACCGCTTCGACCGCCGCGCGGTGCTCGCGGTCACCCAGACGGCGAGCCTGCTCCTCGGGCTCGGCCTCGGTCTGCTGGTGCTGTTCGGGGTTGCGGAGCTGTGGATGGTGTTCGCCTTCGCGCTCGGGCTCGGCATCTCGGCGTCGTTCGACGCCCCGGTGCGCCAGGCGTTCGTCGGCGAGCTCGTGCCCGACCGCCTGCTCGCGAACGCGGTCGCCCTCAACTCGGCGTCGTTCAACGTCGCCCGCCTGATCGGCCCGGCCGTCGCGGGTGTGCTCGTCGCCGCCATCGGGTCCGGCTGGGTGTTCGTGATCAACGCCGTGAGCTTCATCCCGGTGCTCATCTCGATCTGGGCGCTGCGGCCCGCCGAGTTCACGACCTACACGAAGAAGGCGCAGGGCCCCGGCCAGCTGCGCGCGGGCTTCACCTATGTGAAGCGGCGACCGGATGTTCTGCTCGTCTTCGCGATGATCTTCCTGGTCGGCACGTTCGGCTTCAACTTCGCGATCTTCACCTCGACGATGGCGGCGGTCGAGTTCGGTGAAGGGCCCGAGGAGTTCGGGGTGCTCTCATCGGTGCTCGCGATCGGATCCGTGACGGGAGCCCTGCTCGCCGCGCGCCGCGAGCGTCCGCGCCTGCGCACCGTCACCCTCGCCGCCGCCGGCTTCGGCATCTCCACGGTCGCCGCGGCGCTCGCGCCCAGCCTGCTGACCTTCGCGTTCGTCCTGATCTTCGTGGGCTTCTCGAGCATCCAGATGATGAACACCGCGAACGCCTACGTGCAGACCACGACCGCCCCCTCGATGCGCGGCCGCGTGATGGCTCTGTATCTGGCGATCTTCGTCGGCGGCACCCCTGTCGGCGCACCCCTCGTGGGCGCCGTGGCAGATGCGTGGGGCCCGCGCTGGGCGCTCGGGGTCGCCGCGCTCTCGGGGCTGCTCGCGGCGGCGATCGCGGCGATCTTCTTCCTGCGCACCCGCGAGATCCGTCTGCGCTGGGATCGCACCCGCCGCTGGCCGATCACCGCCGTCTCCGCCGTCGACGTCGATCGCGACACGGCGACCCAGGAGATCGCGATCGTCGAGGCCGAGACGCAGCGCTGACGAACGCCGAGCGGCAGAATGGCGGCATGAGGCTGCCGCGGTCGGCGTTCGAGGGCGTCGTGGATGTCGTCGAGACTCCCGACGGTGGTGTGCGCCCGCTGCGCCTGACCGCGGATCAGCTGCCGCTCGCCCCCGAGCCGCTCGCCCTCATCGGCACGTTCACCTCGGGTGTGCGGCTGCGGCTGCTCACCGCGGCGTCGCGGATCGAGCTCGCTGTCGACGTCGAGCGGCTCGTGATGGCGCATCTCGGCGCGCCCGCGAATGAGGCCGAGTTCCTCGCCGAGATCGACGGGAGAGTCGCGGCGCGTGCGCGCCCTGCTCGAACGTCGCTCGTCCGAGAGCGGCATGGCGGGCCGTGGGACGTCGAGCACGCACCGACGGAGACGATCGTGCTCGAGGTCCCGAATTCGGGCCGCGAGCGCGAGGTCACGATCTGGTTCCCGACCGATGCCGGGGTCACAGTGCGCGACGTGCGCGCTGACGCGACGATCGCACCGGCAGGGCCGGCTCCCGGCAGGCATTGGGTGCACCACGGCAGTTCGATCAGCCAGGGAGGTGACGCGGCCGACGCCCGTCGCACCTGGCCCGCGCAGGTCGGTCGCACCCTCGGCATTCGGTGGACGAATCTGGGGTTCGGCGGCAACGCCCAGCTGGATCCGATGACAGCGCACTCGATCGCCTCGACGGACGCCGACGTCATCACGCTCGAGCTCGGCATCAATGTCGTCGGTGCGGATGCCATGCGCCAGCGCGCCTTCGGCTCGGCGGCCCACGCATTCCTCGACCTCATCCGGGACCGCCATCCAGAGACTCCCATCGTGGTGATGGGCGCCTTCGCCTGCCCGGTGGTGGAATCTGCTCAGGGCCCGATCCGCGCAGGAGCCGACGGGCGGGCGGTGGGTCGCGGCTCCGCGGAGGACACCGGACTGACGCTCGAGCGTTCGCGCGACATCCTCGCGGACGTGGTGGCACGTCGCGCGGATCCTCACCTGCACGTCATCGACGGACGCGACCTGCTCGGCCCCGCGGATGTGCATCACCTCCACGATGGGCTCCACCCCGATCAGGGCGGACTCGACCTCATCGCGTCCCGCTTCGTGGTCGCGGTGCGCGATCCATCGTCGCCGCTCGCGCGCGCGTTCGACAGCTAGGGGTGCTCGGGCAGTTCGATCCTGCCGTCGACCCGCCGGGGAATGCCGAGCGGGTTCTCGTCGAGCAGCTCGGCGGGCAGCACACGGGCGGGCGCATCCTGGAATGCGATCGGACGCAGGAACCGCCGCACCGCCGTCGCGCCCACCGACGTGTGCTGAGTGTTCGTTGCGGGCCACGGTCCCCCGTGGTGCTGCGCCCACGACACGGCGACGCCCGTGGGCCATCCCGCGAACAGCACACGCCCCGCGAGACTCGAGAGGCGCGCCACGATCGCATCGAGGTCGTCGGTCTCCTCGGCATGCACGGTCGCGGTGAGACTGCCCCCGAGCGCATCGATCACCCGGTTGCGCTCCCTCTCGTCGGCACAGCTCACAAGCAGCGTGACGGGCCCGAACACCTCACCCAGCAGCACATCCGCGTTCGCCAGGAGAACGGACGCATCGGTCGCGAGCACCGTGGGCGCCGTCGGGGCGTCGCCACCCGCGAGGACCCGCACCCCCTCGACCGCGGTGGCGAGCGCACGCCCCTCGACGAACCCCTCGGCGATCCGCGCAGTGAGCAGTGTGGGACGCGATCTCTCCACGTGGCCGGGGAGCGCCTCCGCCAGACGCGATTCCGCAGGCACCAGAACGAGCCCCGGTTTGGTGCAGAACTGGCCGGCGCCCAGCTGGAAGGATCCCGCGAGCCCCGCCGCGAGCTCCTCCCCGCGCGCGGCGTCCGCTGCCGGTGTCACGATGACGGGGTTCAGGCTGCCGAGCTCCCCGAAGAATGGGATCGGCCGCGTGCGTGCGGTGCACCGATCCAGGATCGCGCGGCCCCCCGCCACCGAACCGGTGAACGCGACCGCCTCGATCTCCTCGGCATCGATGAGCGCGAGCCCGTTGTCGTGGCCGCTCACGAGCGCGAACGCACCCTCCGGGGCTGCGTGCGCGGTGAGGGCGGCGGTCACGATCTCTGCCGTGAGGCGCGACGTGGCCGGGTGGCCCGA from Salinibacterium sp. ZJ70 carries:
- a CDS encoding biotin/lipoate A/B protein ligase family protein translates to MHGEYKVPGGKLVVVDLEIVDDRLADVRLSGDFFLEPDDALPLIDQALTGLPASADGRTIAAAVTAALPADAVLFGFSADAIATVVRRAVGRATDWDDYEWELVHPGPLAPVMHLALDQVLAEEVAAGRRKPTLRIWEWNEPAVVIGSFQSVKNEVDAENAERYGIPVVRRISGGGAMFMEAGSIITYSLYVPADLVTGMTFAESYAYLDDWVLQALRSLGIDATYQGLNDIASPTGKIGGAAQKRLADGAVLHHVTMSYDIDAAKMVEVLRIGREKLSDKGTKSAEKRVDPLRSQTGLPREEIITRMVDTFRTLHGLTPGDITADEYAKAEALVAEKFGTEEWVNRVP
- a CDS encoding alpha/beta hydrolase, producing MSDTTRTTHTFVDADGVTIHYYVWKASSPRAVVQLLHGVGEYAMRYELFASTLASAGYTVYANDHRGHGATGMEQHGGDVSKLGTLGPRGVRGAIAAVEQLTDIIRQAEAGLPLVLFGHSLGSIFAQKMVGVHASAYDGVVLSATAYRTLLHMRGGDLNAQHKHLGTTGAEWLSRDPAVAAAFVADPLTFDARVMELFGIVDSLRLLGTPRRLDADIPMLIMVGDDDSLGGRKSVELLAKAYRERGGLTDVTLTIYPGGRHEMLNETNQAEVRADIIAWLDAHFGGS
- a CDS encoding MFS transporter, with the protein product MSSTFRSFASRNYRIWFAGALVSNVGTWMQRIAQDWLVLAELTDNDATAVGVVMALQFGPQLLLLPLTGWVADRFDRRAVLAVTQTASLLLGLGLGLLVLFGVAELWMVFAFALGLGISASFDAPVRQAFVGELVPDRLLANAVALNSASFNVARLIGPAVAGVLVAAIGSGWVFVINAVSFIPVLISIWALRPAEFTTYTKKAQGPGQLRAGFTYVKRRPDVLLVFAMIFLVGTFGFNFAIFTSTMAAVEFGEGPEEFGVLSSVLAIGSVTGALLAARRERPRLRTVTLAAAGFGISTVAAALAPSLLTFAFVLIFVGFSSIQMMNTANAYVQTTTAPSMRGRVMALYLAIFVGGTPVGAPLVGAVADAWGPRWALGVAALSGLLAAAIAAIFFLRTREIRLRWDRTRRWPITAVSAVDVDRDTATQEIAIVEAETQR
- a CDS encoding SGNH/GDSL hydrolase family protein is translated as MRLPRSAFEGVVDVVETPDGGVRPLRLTADQLPLAPEPLALIGTFTSGVRLRLLTAASRIELAVDVERLVMAHLGAPANEAEFLAEIDGRVAARARPARTSLVRERHGGPWDVEHAPTETIVLEVPNSGREREVTIWFPTDAGVTVRDVRADATIAPAGPAPGRHWVHHGSSISQGGDAADARRTWPAQVGRTLGIRWTNLGFGGNAQLDPMTAHSIASTDADVITLELGINVVGADAMRQRAFGSAAHAFLDLIRDRHPETPIVVMGAFACPVVESAQGPIRAGADGRAVGRGSAEDTGLTLERSRDILADVVARRADPHLHVIDGRDLLGPADVHHLHDGLHPDQGGLDLIASRFVVAVRDPSSPLARAFDS
- a CDS encoding aldehyde dehydrogenase (NADP(+)); translation: MSDDVQHLATRAAAAAPLLAAMSAGERARMLSAIADALDARADDLVAEAMRETALAEPRLRGELARTTTQLRKFGAVVLEGSYLEATIDHADADDVPPRPDLRRMLRPIGPVAVFAASNFPFAFSVAGGDTASALAVGCPVIVKAHSGHPATSRLTAEIVTAALTAHAAPEGAFALVSGHDNGLALIDAEEIEAVAFTGSVAGGRAILDRCTARTRPIPFFGELGSLNPVIVTPAADAARGEELAAGLAGSFQLGAGQFCTKPGLVLVPAESRLAEALPGHVERSRPTLLTARIAEGFVEGRALATAVEGVRVLAGGDAPTAPTVLATDASVLLANADVLLGEVFGPVTLLVSCADERERNRVIDALGGSLTATVHAEETDDLDAIVARLSSLAGRVLFAGWPTGVAVSWAQHHGGPWPATNTQHTSVGATAVRRFLRPIAFQDAPARVLPAELLDENPLGIPRRVDGRIELPEHP